One Serpentinicella alkaliphila DNA segment encodes these proteins:
- a CDS encoding superoxide dismutase encodes MNNKLPELPYAYDSLEPYYDAETVRIHHDIHHKGYVDGLNNAQTKLKEAREAGDFALIKHWERELAFHGSGHILHTIFWENMKPQGGGEPTGEVATLINENFGSFEAFKKQFTSAAAAVEASGWCALVWNREFNKLEVVQVEKHQNLSLWSSIPVLIVDVWEHAYYLKYQNKRLDFVNNWWNLINWEDVNNKLSKARS; translated from the coding sequence ATGAATAATAAATTACCAGAATTACCTTATGCATATGATTCTTTAGAGCCGTATTATGATGCGGAAACAGTTAGGATTCATCATGACATACATCATAAAGGGTATGTAGATGGTCTAAACAACGCTCAAACAAAACTAAAAGAAGCTAGAGAAGCGGGAGATTTTGCACTTATTAAGCATTGGGAAAGAGAATTAGCTTTCCATGGTAGTGGTCATATTTTACATACTATTTTCTGGGAAAATATGAAGCCTCAAGGTGGCGGTGAGCCAACTGGTGAAGTAGCTACTTTAATTAACGAGAACTTTGGAAGTTTTGAAGCATTCAAAAAGCAATTTACAAGTGCTGCCGCAGCTGTTGAAGCTTCAGGCTGGTGTGCATTAGTTTGGAACAGAGAGTTTAATAAGTTAGAGGTAGTTCAAGTTGAAAAACATCAAAACTTATCTCTTTGGAGCAGTATACCTGTACTTATAGTAGACGTATGGGAGCATGCATATTATTTAAAATATCAAAATAAAAGATTAGACTTCGTAAATAATTGGTGGAATCTAATTAACTGGGAAGATGTAAATAATAAGTTAAGCAAGGCAAGAAGTTAA